In Streptococcus porcinus, the genomic window GTTTGCCATATAAAAATAAACAAAGGCAAAAGCATATATTGCTGATCCACCAATGATATATGATAGTTTTTTAAATTCAAGTTTACTGTCAAATGGCATCCCAACCTCCTTTGTGAGTCTAAACACTAATCATCTTCAACAAAACGGCCTATTATCCGAACATTTTCGGCCACAGAGATAAATGCATCTGGATCTGTCTTTAACATTAATACCTTAAAACCGATATACTCCTCCTGAGTCAATATGGTAATAAGGACAGTCTTATGAACATGTTTATAGGTCCCTTCAGCATCATTTATACATGTTACTCCACGATGTAATTTTTTATGAATAGCTTTTATAACCTTATCTGGTTGTTCAGTTACTATCATCGCTTGCATTTTCTTTTGCTTAGTATATATAGCATCCGTTATCCGTGTACTAACGAATATAGCTACCATGGAATAAAGTGCATATTGCCAACCAAATAAAATCCCAGCAAAAACCATAATAACAGCATTAAGAGCTAGAGCGATCTGCCCCACATCTTTGCCAGTTTTCTTACGAATAGTTAAGCTAACAATATCAGTTCCTCCACTTGAGATTCGTGATTTTAACCCAAAACCGACACCAATCCCCATAAAAAGTCCTCCAAAAATGGCATTTATTAATGGATCTTCTGTCAGTGTCAACTGTGGGATAATCTGAATAAAGAAGGAGGACATGGTAACTGTTATAAAAGTGAAAATTGTAAATTTATGTCCAATTTTATACCAAGCTAAAACTAGTAAAGGAAGGTTTATCACATAAAAAACAAGTGAAATTGGCAGTGACATTCCTAAAGTACGATGACTCACCGCCGAAATAACTTGTGCTAAACCTGTTGCTCCACTGGAATAGACATGACCCGGTTGAAAAAATAAATTAACAGCAATACTAGAAAGAATCCCATATAAGATAGAAGCAGAAATTTTTTCTGCGTATTTCTCCCTAGAAATGCTTCGCAGGGCATGTAGTAGTCCTACTTTTTTAGCACCGCGACTAATAACATATTTTACTTTTTTCTTGTAAGTTGTTTTTCTAATCATGACTTTCTACTTGAAGACTTAATTCATCTAGTTGTTTGTCTGACACTAAGCTCGGTGCCTGTGTCATTGGATCACTTGCTTTGTTATTTTTAGGGAAAGCGATAACCTCACGAATATTATCTTTACCAGCAAGTAACATTACAAAACGATCAAGACCGATAGCCAAGCCGCCATGTGGAGGGAAGCCATAATCCATAGCCTCTAGTAGGAAGCCAAATTGTTCATTAGCAGCGTCTCTTGTAAACCCTAGAGCTTTAAACATACGTTCTTGCATGTCTCTATGATTAATCCTTAGGCTACCACCACCAAGTTCATATCCATTTAAAACAATATCATAAGCTACAGCTCGAACCTTGGCTAAATCTCCTTCCAATTCTTTGGCAGATGCTTCTGTTGGTAGTGTAAATGGATGATGCGCCGACATATAACGGTCTTCTTCTTCTGACCATTCAAACATCGGCCAGTCAACAACCCAAAGGAAGTTAAATTTTTTGTTATCAATTAAACCGAGTTCTTTGGCTAAGCGGTTACGCAGAGCACCGAGTGTATTATTGGCAATGGTTAATTCATCAGCGACAAATAAAATTAAGTCATTGTCAGTTATATGTAAAGCTTCTGTCAACCTGCTGTCAATTTCTGTTAAGAACTTAGCAACGGGACCTGCTAGCAAGCCATCTACCTTCTTCACCCAGGCTAGACCTTTTGCACCAAACTGCTTAGCAAACTCAGTTAGCTTATCAATATCTTTGCGTGAGAATTGATCTGCTTTATCTTTTACAACAATAGCTTTAACTGCTGGTGCTTCTGAAAAAACTTTAAAATCAACGTCTTTTACAAGTTGAGTCAAATCTTGCAAGAGCATATCAAAGCGGGTATCTGGTTTGTCAGATCCGTAAAAGTTCATGGCATCGTCATAAGACATTCTCGGGAAAGGAAGTTTGACGTCAATACCCTTGGTGTCTTTCATAACCTTAGCAATCATACCTTCAACTAAATCTTGGATTTCCTGTTCCGATAAGAAAGAGGTTTCCAAGTCAACTTGTGTAAATTCTGGTTGACGATCACCACGTAAATCCTCATCACGGAAACATTTAACGATTTGGTAATAACGATCGAAACCAGCATTCATTAATAGCTGCTTCGTGATTTGCGGACTTTGTGGCAAAGCGTAGAAATGCCCTTGACTAACCCTACTTGGTACCAAGTAGTCACGCGCCCCTTCTGGTGTGGACTTGGTTAGCATTGGCGTTTCAACATCAATGAAATCGAGATCATCTAAATAATTACGAATTGAATGTGTTACCTTAGCACGTAGCTTGAAGTTTTCCAACATCTCCGGACGACGCAAATCTAAATAGCGATAACGAAGTCTAGTCTCATCACCGACCTCAACAGCATCTTTAATTTCAAAAGGTGTTGTTTTAGAGGTGTTTAAAATAGTTAACTCAGTAACTTTTAGCTCGACAGAACCTGTTGCTAATTGATCATTTGCCTGTTGACGCTCCTGAACCACACCCTGAACTTCAATAACATATTCACTACGAATAGCCTCTGCATTCTTTACCACATCAGCATTAGTTTCCTCTGGATTAATAACAAGTTGCATAATACCTTCACGGTCGCGTAAATCAATAAAAATAAGGCCGCCCAAGTCTCTACGACGTCCAACCCAACCTTTTAAAGTAAGTTCTTGTCCAATATGTTCTGACCGAACATGTCCAGCATACATGCTACGTTTCATCTAGTTATCTCCGATATATTTTTTAGTCTTTACTATTATAACAAAATCCATCTAAAAACCCCACCCATTTAAAGAGAATTAAAACCAGTCAATGATTAGCACACAAAACGTAATCAAAAAGAGGGCTAAAAACCCTCAATACTTATCAAACTAATTTAGACAATAACCTAGGGAAATCGTTACTTATTTCTTCAAAGCTAGCTTCAATTTCTTGACGACTTTGGTTATTTTTAAGGGTTACTTTGCCAGCTTCAACTTCACTTTCGCCAAGAGTCATAATCACTTTCGCTTTAAAACTATCTGCTGATTTAAATTGTGCCTTAATTTTACGTCCTAAATAATCACGCTCTACTTTAAAACCCTGTCTACGAAGGGACTGTACTAATGCCAAAGCTTTGCTATTAGCACGATCTCCCAATACGGCAACATAAACATCCATTCCAGGTACTACAGGGAGTGTGATGCCCTGCTTTTCCAAAATAAGCAAAAGCCGTTCAAGCCCTAAACCAAAACCAAAACCTGGCGTTTCTGGTCCATTAAAGTAGCTAACCAAACCATCATAGCGGCCACCTGCACAAATAGTTAATTCCGAGTTATCTACAGTTGCCATGAACTCAAAAATCGTGTGGTTATAGTAATCCAAGCCACGTACCATATTGGTATCAATAACATAAGGGATTTCAAGGTCAGCTAACATAGCCTTAACAGTTTCAAAGTGAGCCTGACTCTCATCATCTAAATAATCCAAAATCGATGGTGCATTCTCAACAGCTATTTTATCTTCTTTTTCCTTAGAATCCAAAACCCGCAATGGATTTTCATCCAAACGTCGTTGACTGTCTTTAGATAATTGCTCACGCATAGGTGTCAAGTAATCAATCAAGGCTTGACGGTAAGCAGCACGACTAGTAGGATTACCTAAACTATTGATATGTAAAGTAATGTCTTTAATCCCTAATGTTTCAAAAAGATGATTGGCCATAGCAATTGTTTCCACGTCACTGGCTGGGTTGGCAGAACCAAAACACTCTACCCCAATCTGGTGGAACTCACGCAGACGCCCCGCTTGCGGACGTTCATAACGGAACATTGATCCGATATAATACAACTTAACTGGCTTTTGAACCTCTGGCGCAAAAAGCTTGTTCTCAACAAAAGAACGCACTACAGGAGCTGTCCCTTCCGGACGAAGCGTAATATGACGCTCCCCCTTGTCATAGAAATCATACATTTCTTTGGTCACAATATCAGTCGTATCACCGACCGATCGGCTAATGACTTCATAGTGTTCAAACATTGGAGTCCTGATTTCTCCGTAATTATATTTTTCAAATGTTTCACGCGCAACAGCTTCAACATATTGCCACTTAGCAGCTTCTTCAGGTAAGATATCCTGAGTTCCTTTAGGTTTTTGAAGTTTCATAATAATTGGTGCCTGAGTGTCTATAAAAACACTCTCTTCCTTTCTGCATTCTAATCACTCCTATTTTAGCATTTTTCTAAGCCTTTTGGGTAGAGCGGAACTCTAAAAAAACTTTTTTGTCAAGTAACTTTACTTTACAAAAAAGTTATGTTACTATATTAAAGTTGGCGAAAGCCATAGACACAAAAATATTCTGGGCTATAAGCTTTAAAGTTTATTTCCAATGCCCAACATTTTAATCGGAGGATAGAAACAATGGCAGTACCTGCACGTCACACGTCAAAAGCTAAAAAGAATAAACGTCGTACACATTATAAATTAACAGCTCCGTCTGTACAATTCGACGAAACTACTGGAGATTTCTCACGTTCTCACCGCGTATCACTTAAAGGATACTACAAAGGACGTAAAATCGCTAAAGCTAACGAAGCTAAATAATAGAAGGGAGATACCATGCGCGTAAATATTACACTTGAACACAAAGAATCTGGTGAACGCTTGTACCTTACTTCAAAAAACAAACGTAACACTCCAGACCGACTTCAATTGAAAAAATATTCACCAAAATTACGTAAACACGTAACCTTTACTGAAGTAAAATAATTGAAACAACTAAAGTCCTTGAAAGATAACTTTCAAGGACTTTTTTAATACTCATTATGTTACAATTAAAGCAATAAAATCAAGGAGGTTAGCCTATGTTTCAATTTCAAGCAAGCAAAACTGACTCAGGAATTAGAAAGTTTATTAAGAAAGAGGATTATTTTTGGAAAAATGTAAAATTGAAACAGATCGCTTAATTATTCGCCCACTTGTTACTGAGGATTACGAAACCTGGTATCAAGGTTTTGATGGCCGGAAAGTTGCACAACATGCTTTTGACGACGGTCAGCTGGATATGTCTGTTTGTGACCTTAAGTGGTTTCAGCAGTTAGTGGCTCGGCATCAAGAGCTTTGGGAAAAGGATGACACCTATATCTTTGCTGTTTTTGATAAGAATGGACAGCACCTTGGTATGCTTAATATTGCCACCTTAGCCCGTACCAACATGCAGTGGGGTGAACTGGGCTATTTCATTCATAACCAGTACTGGCGTAAAGGCTTTGCTTATGAGGCCTTATCAGCGTTAGTAGAGACCTGCTGGAAGGTGCTTGGATTTCACCACTTAGAAACTCAGATCTCTCCTAGAAATAGAGCGTCACAGCAATTGGCTGAAAAGTTAGGTTTTGTCTATGAATGTCGCCGTTCCAAGTTTGCCTTTGAAGATGGGGAGTGGGGGGACAAGGTTATTTATAGTAAAACTTTACATGAGCAACCTTTAGATTAGTTATTTAAGAAGTCCATAGGGCTTCTTTTTTGAAGACATGCTATAATAATCAAAAACATATAAGGAAGTTACTTATGCAAAAATACTGTCAAGAATGCGGTGCAAAACTGATTGCCAAGGAATTGGAAAATGAAGGACAAATCCCTTTTTGTAAGTCCTGTGACCAATTTCGTTTCCCAAGTTTCAACACTGCAATTAGCTTAATTGTGGTCAATCAAAGCAATAATAAAATTCTCCTTATCCAACAATATGGTCGCCCGCGAAAAATCCTCGTGGCGGGTTACGTTGGTAAAGGTGAAAACCTTGAAGAGACTGCCATACGGGAATTGAAAGAAGAAACTGGCTTGACAGGCTTGTCAATTTCCTTTAACAAAAGCCAATTCTTTGAACCTTCAAACACTCTCATGTGCAACTTTACAGTAATTGTCAAAGACGACAGTGATTTTCAAGCTAATCACGAGATAGATGCTTACGACTGGTATTATCCTGAGGAAGCACGACAACACATCTTCCAAAATAGCTTAGCAGCTAAGTTTTTAGACCATTATTTAGATAAGAAAAAATAAGGTGCTCCAAAGGGCACCTTATTCCTTTTTAGAAAAGACTATTTATTAATAAGATTGTCAAACCCATTATTAGACAAAAAACAATGGTAAAACCTATGACAATCATAGGTTTTTGATAAGGATACTTAGCTCTTTCCTCAATGCTTTCATTTTTATCTAAAGCTTGTCCTCTAGAAATAGCTAAAATTTCTTTATAAGTTTGAATCCTATTTTCTTTTTTAAATTTTTCAATACGTAAGGCAAAGACCATGACAGTAAACCATTCAAAAATAAAAATAACAAAACCTACTTTACCTAAAAAATGGATAAGTGGGTAAGCTGTTAGAGCCATGATCAGTGAGCCGATAGTCATTGCCCAACCATCTCGGTTAAATTGCTGTAAGTCGTCACTTTGAACAAGTTTTTTCATTTCATCAATATCTCCTTCTACTAACTGATCAAGACTTAGGTTGAAAAGATTGGCCAAAGCAATTAAACTGTGAATATCAGGATAAGATTTGTCATTCTCCCAGTTTGAAATCGTTTGACGTGAAACATAGATTTTTTCTGCTAAGTCTTCTTGCGAGAATCCTGCCTTTTTTCTGCACGAACTCAATTTTTTTCCTAACTCCATTTTTTCTCCTTTCAGCTTAAGTTTATCTTAGTAGAGCTTTCTTGACTATCAAATATCTTTGACATAACCATAATTTGTCCCTTTTATTCGTCTAGGTACTCTTACTTTACACCCTTGTAAGGTCCTTGACAATGCCTCCAATTTATTTAGCAATAAGTTTATGGTACAATTAGTTGACCATTATCAAGGAGGAAATAATGTTTTCTATTTTAAATCGCCTTATAAAAGGTATGATTATTGCTCTTGGCTTCATTTTACCAGGTGTATCTGGTGGCGTCTTAGCAGCTATTTTAGGCATATATGAACGCTTAATCCGTTTTCTAGCCCATATCCGTGAGAATTTTTGGGAGAATGTACTTTTCTTTCTTCCCGTCGGGATTGGTGGTATCTTAGGTATTGCACTCTTTTCCTTCCCTGTAGAATACCTCTTAAAACATTTCCAAGTTCCAATATTGTGGGGCTTTGCTGGAGCAATTATCGGAACTCTTCCTAGTCTAATCAAGGAATCTACCAAACGATCTAAACGTGATTTAATTGATTGTATTTGGCTTATAATGACTTTTGTAATTTCTGGAGTACTACTTTACTTTCTAAACGATTTAGTTGGTAATATTCCCGTTAACTTCTTAAGTTTTATTTTAGCTGGAGCTCTCATCGCCCTTGGTGTACTAGTACCTGGTCTTAGTCCATCAAACCTACTGTTGATTCTTGGTCTATACTCACCGATGCTTAATGGTTTTAAATCTCTTGATTTATTAGGTACCTTTCTCCCAATCACAATTGGTGGCATCTTAGCTATTGCTGGATTTTCAAAAGCAATGGACTTTGCTCTAGAATACCACCATTCACGCGTTTATCATTTTATTATTGGTATTATTTTATCTAGTACCCTTCTGATACTTATCCCTGTTCCACATAGTCCCGAAGCTATTGATTATAGCGGAGCAGGATTATTTACTTGGGGTATGGCTTTGCTTCTATTCGGACTTGGTATTTGGTTAGGTCTATGGATGAGCAAATTAGAGGACAAATACAAATAGTATCACAAAAAAGTGTTGGAAATCCAACACTTTTTTGTATTTTAGCTCATCAATTTTCTACGTCTAAAATAATAACTAAACCCTACTATCATACTATTCTTTTTCATTATCTTTTATCAATTGAATGAAACAGTCTGTAAACTGAGCAGTCATCCCCCAGATTATCTCCTCTAAACCTTCATAGAAAGGAATGCGTGCAACCTGATTTGAAAAAGCATATTTTTGCCCATTACGAATCCGATCAAAAGGAAAATTATTGTCTTCTTTAACTCTTTGAGGTAACTCATAATAAACTGGCTTTATTTCCTGTAAGCAGTTTAACGGAACTACAAACAGATGGTCAACTTCTTCATTATATGCTAATTCTTTCCAATCTTGACAATGTAATTGGCCGACAAAACAGTGAATTGTCCGCTTTGACTGTACAATGTAGTCAATTTCACCCCAGATATCAATGCTATCTGCACAAACATTTAATTCTTCCACAGTTTCTCTAATAGCAGCAGCTTGATATGATTCATTCCTTTCAACTCGACCACCAGGAAACGATACTTCACCTGGCTGTGAAATATGTTGACTCCTTACCTCATACAAAATATGCCACCTTTCATTTTGCCAAAGCAGAGGTAAAAAAACGGCATACTGTTTTTGTTCGCCCAAGGGTTGTGGTTTATGTTCTTCAATCAAATCCTTAATTGTTTTCTTCATATTATTCCTTTTTGTCATTCTTATGTTCCAAGGGTACAAAAAATAATAGTAGAGGTCAAGAAATTGCTTTTTATGTTTTTTTAAATATATAAAATTTTTACATATAATCTATTGACTTCTTTTAATTTCTATCATATACTTTATATATAAAATATTTATATATAAAATTTTTACCCATTAAGGAGGTAATGGTATGTATTTTCCCGTATCAGCTACCTTGATTGAATTTTTAATCTTGTCTATTGTCAAAGAGCAGGATTCTTATGGTTACGATATCAGTCAAAACATCAAACTGGTAACCAATATCAAGGAATCAACCCTTTATCCCATCCTCAAAAAGTTGGAAAAGGCCGAGTATCTTAGAACCTATAGCCAAGAACATCAAGGACGTCGACGCAAGTACTATCAATTAACTACAGAAGGACAAACACAACTTGCTTTTCTTGAAGAAGAGTGGGAAAACTACAAAGCAAATTTAGATGCAATTATAGAAGGGAGTCTCCGCCATGACAAGAACTGAGTATTTAACAGAGTTACAAAATCAGCTCCGAAAATTGCCAGAAGACGATTATCTAGAAGCAATGGATTACTTTACCGAATACTTTGACGAAGCTGGTCCTGAAAACGAAGATAAAGTAATCACTGACCTTGGCAGTCCTAAAGAAGCAGCCCGCGAAATTATAGGCCGCTTACTTGAAAACAAAATTGAAAGTGAAGATAAGAGACCAAAACACTACGCTAAAATTATTTGGTTGACAATTTTATCAATCCTAGCAGCACCGACTGCCATACCAATCTTTCTAGCTATCGTATCCCTAGTATTAGCTATAATAGTAGTCATCACAGTAGTTATCTTTTCATTAATTATTCTAGGTATCTCATTTTTCGCAAATGGTTGTTACGTGCTATTTGACAGTTTCAGCTACTTATCAAGTTCTATCAATTCAACAATCCTTAGTTTCGGTATAGGTTTAATGATGATTGGAGGCTCTCTATTAGCTATAATGCTTGGATTTGAAGTTTGTGCTGCCCTTATACGTGGTGGGGCACTCCTCATTCAGAAAATGATTAAGAGAGGTCGAACAGTATGAAAAATTTTAAAAAAATAAGCTTTATTACAGCACTTTGTTTATTGCTTTCAGGACTTACCTTGGCAGGGTTTGGCTATGTTAGAGGGGGTTGGTCAGATTTATCAAGTTACACCAATCCATCAAAGAGTAATCATTATAAAACTAAGAAAGTAGCAAATTTTGATCACCTTTTACTTAACTGCAATGTTTCAGATGTTATCATAAAGACTGGAAATCAAGAGAAAGCCAGTATTACTTATTATGTCGATAAAAAATACCCCATCAAGATTGAGCAGACTGGGAAGACCTTATCCATAAGTGAAAAATCTAAAATTTTTCAAAATAAACCAAGCATCAACTTTTTAACTTTGCGAAATCTCACTAATATCGAAAAAAATAGTTATTTTGGCATAAAAACTAACTATTCTATCCAAATTACCCTTCCTAAAGGTCATAAGCTCAGCAGTCTCAAAGGAAATTTAAAAATTGGAGAATTAGAGATAGAAAATAGTCAGATTCAAACGATTGACTTCCTACTATCATCCGGAAATTTTTCAGTTAGTTCTTCTAAGATAATGAATGGACAAGTAACCCTACATACAGGTGATATGACATTTACGGATAGCCATATTAGTAACAGTAAGATAAATGTTAATGCCGGAAATATAGAATTTGGAACTTCAAGTATTGCAAATTCACAGTTAACATTGAAGGCTGGTGACTTTACCGCTACTAATGTTAGCTTTAGCAATAAAAACAGTTTAAGATTAGATATGGGTAACGCTGACATCCACTTAAAAAATCATGATTTAGCACTTAAAACCAATAAAAGTTTAGGTAATTCCGAAATAACATCTGACTTAAAAGGTAACTCTAAAAATCAACTGGACATTACTAATAAACTTGGCGATATTACAGTAGAATAGTAAAATAGAAGAGGCTTTTTCAGGCCTCTTCATTTTACTATATAATTGCTGATTAAGGCTACGATAACTAACTACTTTTTTTATCTTCTAATTCTTCTTGTATTAAGTTAAATACTTTTTATCTTGCCACACAAAGTTCTTACAAAAGTTTCTAAAAACACAACACAGTGCTGCTTAACTACTGTCAAAATTTACAGTAGCAGAGCTAAGGAAGACATTTTTACTCCTTACTATGAGCTTTTTGGTCGATAAATAATTAGAGCGAGTGCTAAGAAGCCTACTAAAAATCCTGTCAAAATGCTTACCTCAAGTCCAATATGGCCATTTAAAGAAATTGTTTCGCGTAAACCTGAAACGATATAAGACATTGGAAGATACGGGTGTAAAGTTTGGAAGAATCGACCACTTAATTCTATTGGGTAGGACCCTCCTGATGAACCTACTTGTAGTAATAGCATTGCCAGAGAGGCAAAAGAACCATAACGGTCATCCCAACCAACAAGGGCAGTCACTAAGGCCATAAGAGTCCAGCCACTTAAGATAATGAAAGCTAAAGTTTTTAATTCATAATTTGCTTCAAAGCCAAGAAACTGAATTGCTCCATATAGAATCAAAGAACTTAAAGTTGATATAAAACCATTGATAATGAATTTTTGTTTAGCCCAATCCCAACGATTCTTAACAGGTCTCCCTGACAGTGAGGTGGCAAAGATAACATTAGTTGACAAGGCTACTACCATTAATGAAACAGCTATCATATAGGGAGCCATACCAATACCATTAGTTTTAACATTATCTTTATCTTTTTCAGATAAAGATACCGGAGAAGCTACCGCCTTTGCATTCTTCTCTTTGACACTTACTAAATTAAGTTTATGAGAAGCCTCTGCCAATGACAGTTGTAAACTTGACAAACCATTTGACATGTTTGTCAATCCATCTGTCAAGCTAGCACTACCATTTGTCAATTTTACAGCTCCTTGTGTCAAGACATTCGTTCCCAAAGATAACTTCTGAGTGCCACTCAACAAAGCATTTGAATTAGCATTCAATTGTGTAGAACCACTTGAAATTGCTGTCAAGCCAGTCAATATTTCTGGATTTTTGCTATTAAGACTTGCAAGAGCTGAACTTAGCTTGTTACTTCCTGGTAAAAGTTGATTTGTGACACCGCTATTGACAGCTTTTACTCCCGTTGAAAGTTTTGTTAGTGCTGCACTTGCTTGTGGTAAAGCTTGATTTGACAAATTAGCAATTTTATTAACACTTGCTTGTAATTGACTCAACTGTCCAGTATTTGAATTACTTGGCAGATTTGATAATTTTGTTTTCAAAACAGTTATAGTATTAACAATAGTTTGAGCATCACTAGTCGCTTTCGATGGTGTCCCCAAAATCGCATGGTTTAACTCAGCCTGCTGTTCAGGACTCAAACTTTTATAAGTTGATGTTGCTTGTAGCGAAGCTAGCTTACTATTTGCTGAAGTAGCTTCAGTAGCAATAATCTCTTGCGCTAAATCTGAAATACCAGTTAAGGCTCCCATTAAGTCAGCTGTATTTGGAACAGACAAACCACCTACAGCGTTATTTAGCTCTTGTATGGCATTATTCAACTGTGGTAATCCTACTTGTAAAGCTTGAATCCCTTGAGTCTCTTCTTGACTCATTGTAGTTTCTGATGATAGCTTATTTAAACCGGCTGTCAGTTGAGTTGCCCCATTAGAGAGCTGACTAACCGCATCTAGATAAAGTGGCAGCTGCGAAGAGAATTTACTAATACCATTGTTCAGTTGATTTACACCACCAGTATAAGTCACTAATCCTGAATTAAGCTGACTAACTCCCTGTTTTAATGATTGACTACCATTGGCAAGGCTAGCAAGATTTGTTGTGATTTCTTGACTACCCACTTTAGCATCATTCGCACCTTGAACCAATTGACCACTGCCTGTTGAAGCATCCTCTAAGCCAGCCTGAAGCTTACTCATACTTTGAAAAACTGATGTTGTATAAGTTCGACTGACATTATCAGAGACTGACGATTTCAATTTAGCCATAGCTGCTTCACTCATCTTGGAAGCGACCATACCGTGACCTCTACTTGTTTGATATTGAATAACTAACTTCTCAGGATTATTCTCTAATAAAGTAGTTGCCTTTTTCGAAAGATCTTTTGGTAGAGTGACAATCATATAGTATTCGCCATTTTGCAAACCATTTTTAGCTTTTTTTTCTGAGACAAAATGATAATCTAAATCTTTATTTTTAGACATCTTGTCTACCATATCCTTACCGATATGTAAATCTTTTTTATCCAACTTAGCTTCCCTATCATGGTTGACTACTGCTATTGGTAAATCTTCTACTCGACCATAAGGATCCCACATTGAACCAAGAAAAGATAAATTATATAAGGCTGGAACTAGTGCCACACCTATCATTGTGATAATTAATTTTGGGTTTTTTAAAAGTGCTTTTAACTCTTCTAACATTTTTACTCCTCAAACGATTGTACTTCATTCATTTTATGATAAAATATATTATACATTGAAGCAAAAAAAACTCAAGAAATAATCACTGTTTTTAGACACATTGTCCAAATTGTTCAAAAAGGAGACCTTAATGCAGAATAGTCGCAAAGAAAATACAAAACGTGCTCTATTAGATGCAATGGTTAGACTCTTAAATAAAGAGAGTTTTGACGATATTTCAACAACTGAACTAGCAGAAACAGCAGGAATAAGCCGTTCTAGCTTTTATACCCATTATCGAGATAAATATGAAATGATTGATAGCTACCAACAGACCTTATTTCATCAACTTGAATATATTTTTGATAAAGATTATGAAGATAATCAACAAACTTTTTTAGAGGTTTTTACCTTCTTATCACGTGAAAAACTATTATCTGCTCTCATCTCATCGAATGGAACTAAAGAGCTTCAAAATTTTATAATTAACAAGGTTCGAATTTTAATTTCCTCTGAATTACATGAACGACTTGCAAAAGAAGGGATGTCAAAAATTGAATTAGATTATCAAAGTATTTATTTGGCTTATGCTTTCTTTGGTACTTGTCAGACTTGGATTGCTAGAGGAAAAAAAGAAACTCCTCAACAAATGACTGATTTTGTTTTAAAAATGCTTAATAGATCAAAATAAAAGACACTTTGAAAGTGTCTTTTATTTTGATCTAAATTAGATATACTTTTATTAAGTTAACTATATATTTAATTGAAAGTTATACCAAAACTTTAGTTTCCTCTGATATCTATTGTAATCTTCAGTGACAAAATAATTTTAAAAATTACAAACAAGGTTAGGACATTCCACTATTCCTATGATAATGGGTAATTACAGTCACTTATCAAAAGAGAACGAGAAAAAGCCGTTTCATATTTTGAAATAGCAGTTAATTCACTAAAAGAGGAAATTTATTCTTTCCACCAGTTATTGAAATTCCACAATTGGTCTTGAATGCTATCTCCCAA contains:
- a CDS encoding helix-turn-helix domain-containing protein — translated: MELGKKLSSCRKKAGFSQEDLAEKIYVSRQTISNWENDKSYPDIHSLIALANLFNLSLDQLVEGDIDEMKKLVQSDDLQQFNRDGWAMTIGSLIMALTAYPLIHFLGKVGFVIFIFEWFTVMVFALRIEKFKKENRIQTYKEILAISRGQALDKNESIEERAKYPYQKPMIVIGFTIVFCLIMGLTILLINSLF
- a CDS encoding DUF368 domain-containing protein — protein: MFSILNRLIKGMIIALGFILPGVSGGVLAAILGIYERLIRFLAHIRENFWENVLFFLPVGIGGILGIALFSFPVEYLLKHFQVPILWGFAGAIIGTLPSLIKESTKRSKRDLIDCIWLIMTFVISGVLLYFLNDLVGNIPVNFLSFILAGALIALGVLVPGLSPSNLLLILGLYSPMLNGFKSLDLLGTFLPITIGGILAIAGFSKAMDFALEYHHSRVYHFIIGIILSSTLLILIPVPHSPEAIDYSGAGLFTWGMALLLFGLGIWLGLWMSKLEDKYK
- a CDS encoding NUDIX hydrolase; amino-acid sequence: MKKTIKDLIEEHKPQPLGEQKQYAVFLPLLWQNERWHILYEVRSQHISQPGEVSFPGGRVERNESYQAAAIRETVEELNVCADSIDIWGEIDYIVQSKRTIHCFVGQLHCQDWKELAYNEEVDHLFVVPLNCLQEIKPVYYELPQRVKEDNNFPFDRIRNGQKYAFSNQVARIPFYEGLEEIIWGMTAQFTDCFIQLIKDNEKE
- a CDS encoding PadR family transcriptional regulator — translated: MYFPVSATLIEFLILSIVKEQDSYGYDISQNIKLVTNIKESTLYPILKKLEKAEYLRTYSQEHQGRRRKYYQLTTEGQTQLAFLEEEWENYKANLDAIIEGSLRHDKN
- a CDS encoding DUF1700 domain-containing protein; this translates as MTRTEYLTELQNQLRKLPEDDYLEAMDYFTEYFDEAGPENEDKVITDLGSPKEAAREIIGRLLENKIESEDKRPKHYAKIIWLTILSILAAPTAIPIFLAIVSLVLAIIVVITVVIFSLIILGISFFANGCYVLFDSFSYLSSSINSTILSFGIGLMMIGGSLLAIMLGFEVCAALIRGGALLIQKMIKRGRTV
- a CDS encoding DUF4097 family beta strand repeat-containing protein — its product is MKNFKKISFITALCLLLSGLTLAGFGYVRGGWSDLSSYTNPSKSNHYKTKKVANFDHLLLNCNVSDVIIKTGNQEKASITYYVDKKYPIKIEQTGKTLSISEKSKIFQNKPSINFLTLRNLTNIEKNSYFGIKTNYSIQITLPKGHKLSSLKGNLKIGELEIENSQIQTIDFLLSSGNFSVSSSKIMNGQVTLHTGDMTFTDSHISNSKINVNAGNIEFGTSSIANSQLTLKAGDFTATNVSFSNKNSLRLDMGNADIHLKNHDLALKTNKSLGNSEITSDLKGNSKNQLDITNKLGDITVE